A genomic segment from Bradyrhizobium sp. ISRA430 encodes:
- a CDS encoding uracil-DNA glycosylase, with protein sequence MTTSTIEADRSSRQASTVIPDHDCLLCPRLVAFREANRAREPSWHNAPVAPFGDIKARLLIVGLAPGMQGANRTGRPFTGDYAGDLLYATLIEYGFAKGTYQARPDDGLKLVDCRIANAVHCVPPQNKPLPAEINTCRHFLAANLEAMPNLRAIVALGRIAHDTVLKPLNLKGSQAPFGHGAVHQADAIRLYDSYHCSRYNTNTGVLTPQMFRQVFARVKADLG encoded by the coding sequence ATGACGACTTCGACGATTGAGGCGGACCGGTCCAGCCGCCAGGCCTCCACCGTCATACCCGACCATGATTGTCTGCTCTGTCCGCGATTGGTTGCCTTTCGCGAGGCGAACCGCGCGCGCGAGCCGTCCTGGCACAACGCGCCGGTTGCGCCGTTCGGCGACATCAAGGCACGCCTGCTGATTGTCGGCCTCGCGCCGGGGATGCAGGGCGCCAACCGCACCGGCCGTCCCTTCACCGGCGACTATGCCGGCGACCTGCTCTATGCGACGCTGATCGAATACGGATTTGCCAAGGGAACCTATCAGGCGCGGCCCGACGACGGCTTGAAGCTGGTGGACTGCCGGATCGCCAATGCGGTGCATTGCGTACCACCGCAGAACAAGCCGCTGCCGGCGGAGATCAACACCTGCCGCCACTTTCTCGCAGCAAACCTCGAGGCGATGCCGAACCTGCGCGCGATCGTCGCGCTCGGGCGGATTGCGCACGACACCGTGCTCAAGCCGCTGAACCTGAAGGGCTCGCAGGCTCCCTTCGGCCACGGCGCCGTGCATCAGGCCGACGCGATCAGGCTGTACGACAGCTATCACTGTTCCCGCTACAACACCAACACGGGCGTGCTCACGCCGCAGATGTTCCGCCAGGTGTTCGCGCGAGTAAAGGCCGACCTCGGCTAG
- a CDS encoding NYN domain-containing protein, producing the protein MSPSPTNKIALFIDGANLYATAKTLGFDIDYKRLLKEFQSRGTLLRAFYYTAIIEDQEYSSIRPLIDWLDYNGYTVVTKATKEFIDASGRRKVKGNMDIELAVDAMELAEHIDQMVLFSGDGDFRSLVEAVQRRGVRVTVVSTIASQPPMIADELRRQADVFTDLVELQSKLGRDPSERPAPRDRGEREARHHAPQFLQRATTMAPRGDDDFDD; encoded by the coding sequence ATGTCACCTTCTCCCACCAACAAGATCGCGCTCTTCATCGATGGGGCCAATCTCTATGCGACGGCCAAAACGCTGGGCTTCGACATCGATTACAAGCGCCTGCTGAAGGAATTTCAGAGCCGCGGGACGCTTTTGCGGGCGTTCTACTACACCGCGATCATCGAGGATCAGGAATACTCTTCGATTCGCCCCCTGATCGACTGGCTGGACTACAACGGCTACACGGTCGTTACCAAGGCGACCAAGGAGTTCATCGACGCCTCCGGCCGCCGCAAGGTCAAGGGCAACATGGACATCGAGCTCGCGGTCGATGCCATGGAGCTCGCCGAGCACATCGATCAGATGGTGCTGTTCTCGGGTGATGGCGATTTCCGTTCCCTGGTCGAGGCCGTCCAGCGCCGCGGCGTGCGGGTGACCGTGGTCTCCACCATCGCCAGCCAGCCTCCGATGATCGCCGACGAGCTGCGCCGCCAGGCTGACGTCTTCACCGACCTCGTCGAGCTGCAATCCAAGCTCGGCCGCGACCCGTCCGAACGACCTGCCCCGCGCGATCGTGGCGAGCGCGAGGCGCGGCACCACGCCCCGCAATTCCTCCAGCGCGCGACCACGATGGCGCCGAGGGGCGATGACGACTTCGACGATTGA
- the gatA gene encoding Asp-tRNA(Asn)/Glu-tRNA(Gln) amidotransferase subunit GatA, translating to MTDLTSLTLAEARKGLADKSFTSLELTDAHLGAMEAARVLNAFVMETPDQARAMAREADTKIAKGDAGPLAGIPLGIKDLFATKGVRTTACSKILGNFVPTYESTITSQLWRDGAVMLGKLNNDEFAMGSSNETSCFGPVGNPWRRDGSNTTLVPGGSSGGSASAVAALLCMGATATDTGGSIRQPAAFTATVGIKPTYGRCSRWGIVAFASSLDQAGPIARSVRDAAMLLRSMAGHDPKDTTSVDIAVPDYEAAIGKSVKGMKIGIPKEYRLDGMPAEIEKLWSEGAAWLRSAGAELVEVSLPHTKYALPAYYIVAPAEASSNLARYDGVRYGLREQGRNIIGMYENTRAEGFGAEVKRRVMIGTYVLSAGYYDAYYLRAQKVRTLIKKDFEDCFAKGVDAILTPATPSAAFGIGEKGGADPVEMYLNDIFTVTVNMAGLPGIAVPAGRDAQGLPLGLQLIGRPFDEETLFSLGEVIEQAVGRFTPVRWW from the coding sequence ATGACCGATTTGACATCGCTGACGCTCGCCGAGGCCCGCAAGGGGCTCGCCGACAAATCTTTCACGTCACTGGAATTGACCGACGCGCATCTCGGCGCGATGGAAGCCGCGCGCGTGCTCAACGCCTTCGTCATGGAGACGCCGGACCAGGCGCGCGCCATGGCCCGCGAGGCCGATACCAAGATCGCCAAGGGCGATGCCGGCCCGCTCGCCGGCATTCCCCTCGGCATCAAGGACCTCTTTGCGACCAAGGGCGTGCGCACCACGGCGTGCTCGAAGATCCTCGGCAACTTCGTGCCGACCTATGAATCGACGATCACCTCGCAGCTCTGGCGCGACGGCGCGGTGATGCTCGGCAAGCTCAACAACGACGAGTTCGCAATGGGCTCGTCGAACGAGACCTCCTGCTTCGGTCCCGTCGGCAATCCGTGGCGGCGCGATGGCTCCAACACCACGCTGGTGCCAGGCGGCTCGTCCGGCGGCTCGGCGTCGGCGGTGGCCGCGCTGCTCTGCATGGGCGCGACCGCGACCGACACCGGCGGCTCGATTCGCCAGCCGGCAGCCTTCACCGCGACCGTCGGTATCAAGCCGACCTATGGCCGCTGCTCGCGCTGGGGCATCGTCGCCTTTGCCTCCTCGCTCGATCAGGCAGGTCCAATCGCGCGCAGCGTGCGTGACGCCGCGATGCTGCTGCGCTCGATGGCCGGTCACGACCCGAAGGATACGACCTCGGTCGACATCGCGGTGCCGGACTACGAGGCTGCGATCGGCAAGTCCGTGAAGGGCATGAAGATCGGTATCCCCAAGGAGTATCGGCTCGACGGCATGCCGGCCGAGATCGAGAAGCTCTGGAGCGAGGGCGCGGCCTGGCTCAGGAGCGCCGGCGCCGAGCTCGTCGAGGTGTCGCTGCCGCACACCAAGTATGCGCTGCCGGCCTACTACATCGTAGCGCCGGCGGAAGCCTCCTCCAACCTCGCGCGCTATGACGGTGTGCGCTACGGCCTGCGCGAGCAGGGCAGGAATATCATCGGGATGTACGAGAACACCCGCGCCGAAGGCTTTGGCGCCGAGGTGAAGCGGCGCGTGATGATCGGCACCTATGTGCTGTCGGCCGGCTACTACGACGCCTATTACCTGCGCGCGCAAAAGGTGCGCACGCTGATCAAGAAGGACTTTGAGGATTGCTTCGCCAAGGGTGTCGACGCCATCCTCACGCCGGCAACGCCGTCGGCCGCCTTCGGCATCGGCGAGAAGGGCGGCGCCGATCCGGTCGAGATGTATCTGAACGACATCTTCACGGTGACCGTGAACATGGCGGGCCTGCCCGGCATCGCCGTGCCCGCGGGCAGGGATGCGCAAGGTTTGCCGCTCGGCTTGCAGCTTATAGGCCGTCCCTTCGACGAGGAGACGCTGTTCTCGCTCGGCGAGGTGATCGAGCAGGCGGTCGGCCGCTTCACGCCCGTGAGGTGGTGGTGA
- the gatC gene encoding Asp-tRNA(Asn)/Glu-tRNA(Gln) amidotransferase subunit GatC — translation MSVDAAIVRRIAHLARIAVSDDEVPHLQGELNAMLAFVEQLSEVNVEGVEPMTSVTPMQMKKRQDVVNDGEIADDIVANAPATEGHFFLVPKVVE, via the coding sequence ATGTCCGTCGACGCTGCTATCGTCCGCCGCATCGCGCATCTGGCGCGTATCGCGGTTTCCGACGACGAGGTTCCGCACTTGCAGGGCGAGCTCAACGCTATGCTCGCCTTTGTCGAACAGCTCTCGGAGGTCAATGTCGAGGGCGTCGAGCCGATGACCTCGGTGACCCCGATGCAGATGAAGAAGCGTCAGGACGTGGTCAACGACGGCGAGATCGCCGACGATATCGTTGCCAATGCGCCGGCGACCGAAGGTCACTTCTTTCTGGTGCCGAAGGTCGTCGAGTAA
- a CDS encoding peroxiredoxin — MNQRNLTEVDWSKIPAPTDDGGAAHLKGRALPPISLRATNDTSVTLSTLRGRSVVFAYPRTGEPGKIALVDDWDMIPGARGCTPQTCAFRDLFSELKAAGAAHVFGLSTQSNDYQTEMASRLHLPFPVLSDERLELTSALNLPTMDVAGLTLIKRLALIIDDARITHVFYPVFPPDRNAGDVLDWLKANPSGV, encoded by the coding sequence ATGAACCAGAGAAACCTGACCGAGGTCGACTGGAGCAAGATTCCCGCACCCACCGATGACGGCGGCGCCGCGCACCTGAAGGGCAGGGCGCTGCCTCCGATCAGCCTGCGTGCGACCAATGATACCTCGGTGACGCTGTCGACGCTGCGCGGGCGGAGCGTGGTGTTCGCCTATCCGCGCACCGGCGAGCCCGGCAAGATCGCGCTGGTCGACGACTGGGACATGATTCCAGGCGCGCGCGGTTGCACGCCGCAGACCTGTGCGTTCCGCGATCTGTTCTCGGAGCTGAAGGCCGCCGGCGCCGCGCACGTGTTCGGCCTGTCGACCCAGAGCAACGATTACCAGACCGAGATGGCTTCGCGGCTGCATCTGCCGTTTCCGGTGCTTTCGGACGAGCGGCTGGAGCTCACGAGCGCGCTGAACCTTCCGACTATGGATGTTGCGGGGCTGACGCTGATCAAGCGCCTCGCGCTCATCATCGACGACGCGCGCATCACGCACGTGTTCTATCCGGTGTTCCCGCCGGACCGGAACGCTGGCGATGTTCTGGACTGGCTGAAGGCCAATCCATCCGGAGTCTAG
- the gatB gene encoding Asp-tRNA(Asn)/Glu-tRNA(Gln) amidotransferase subunit GatB: MSTATHKLLKGATGDWEMVIGMEIHAQVTSSSKLFSGASTAFGGDPNTHVSLVDAAMPGMLPVINEECVRQAVRTGLGLNAKINLRSVFDRKNYFYPDSPQGYQISQYKSPVVGEGEVLVELDGGRSVTVGIERLHLEQDAGKLLHDQSPSMSYVDLNRCGVALMEIVSKPDIRDAEQAKAYVTKLRSILRYLGTCDGDMEKGNLRADVNVSVRKPGGPLGTRCEIKNMNSINFIGQAIEYEARRQIEILEDGGEIEQETRLYDPNKGETRSMRSKEEAHDYRYFPDPDLLPLEFSQAFVDELKAKLPELPDQKKARFVADFGLSAYDASVLVAERESAVFYETALDRLANRARDGKLVANWVINELFGRLNKEGRDIASSPVTAEQLAAIVDLIGEGTISGKIAKDLFEIVWQEGGDPRALVESRGMKQVTDLSAIEKVVDDIIASNPDKVAQVKDKPQALGWFVGQVMKSSGGKANPQAVNDLLKSKLGL; encoded by the coding sequence ATGAGCACGGCCACGCACAAGCTTCTCAAAGGCGCCACCGGCGACTGGGAGATGGTCATCGGCATGGAGATCCACGCCCAGGTGACGTCGAGCTCAAAACTGTTCTCGGGCGCATCCACCGCGTTCGGCGGCGATCCGAACACGCACGTCTCTCTCGTCGACGCGGCGATGCCCGGCATGCTGCCCGTGATCAACGAGGAATGCGTCAGGCAGGCTGTCCGGACCGGGCTTGGCCTGAACGCGAAGATCAATCTGCGCTCGGTGTTCGATCGCAAGAACTATTTCTATCCAGATTCACCGCAGGGCTACCAGATCAGCCAGTACAAGTCGCCGGTCGTGGGCGAAGGCGAGGTGCTGGTCGAGCTCGACGGCGGCCGCAGCGTCACCGTCGGCATCGAGCGGCTGCATCTGGAGCAGGACGCCGGCAAATTGCTGCACGACCAATCGCCGTCCATGTCCTATGTCGATCTCAACCGCTGCGGCGTGGCGCTGATGGAGATCGTCTCCAAGCCCGATATCCGCGATGCCGAGCAGGCCAAGGCCTATGTGACGAAGCTGCGCTCGATCCTGCGCTATCTCGGCACCTGCGACGGCGACATGGAGAAGGGTAACCTGCGCGCCGACGTCAACGTCTCGGTGCGCAAGCCCGGCGGTCCGCTCGGCACCCGCTGCGAGATCAAGAACATGAACTCGATCAACTTCATCGGCCAGGCGATCGAGTACGAGGCGCGCCGCCAGATCGAGATCCTCGAGGACGGCGGCGAGATCGAGCAGGAGACGCGGCTGTACGACCCCAACAAGGGCGAGACGCGCTCGATGCGGTCCAAGGAAGAGGCGCACGACTATCGCTACTTCCCCGACCCCGATCTCTTGCCGCTCGAGTTCAGCCAGGCCTTCGTCGACGAGCTGAAGGCGAAGCTTCCCGAGCTGCCGGACCAGAAGAAAGCGCGTTTCGTCGCCGACTTCGGCCTCTCCGCCTACGACGCCAGCGTGCTGGTCGCCGAGCGCGAGAGCGCTGTGTTCTATGAGACGGCGCTGGACAGGCTCGCCAACCGCGCGCGCGACGGCAAGCTGGTGGCGAACTGGGTGATCAACGAGCTGTTCGGGCGTCTCAACAAGGAAGGCCGGGACATTGCGAGCTCACCCGTCACGGCCGAGCAGCTTGCCGCGATCGTCGATCTGATCGGCGAGGGCACGATCAGCGGAAAGATCGCCAAGGATCTGTTCGAGATCGTCTGGCAAGAAGGCGGCGATCCCCGCGCGCTGGTCGAAAGCCGCGGCATGAAGCAGGTCACCGACCTCTCGGCGATCGAGAAGGTGGTCGACGACATCATCGCGTCCAATCCCGACAAGGTCGCGCAGGTGAAAGACAAGCCGCAGGCGCTCGGCTGGTTCGTCGGCCAGGTGATGAAGTCGTCCGGCGGCAAGGCCAATCCCCAAGCCGTCAACGATCTGCTAAAGTCCAAGCTCGGCCTCTGA
- a CDS encoding lytic transglycosylase domain-containing protein — protein MAGLSVGCAAWAKSNETTQDGAKETAKETSKETSKETAKQAPKDTAKGASKGSAKETGKDAAKGASKGAASIPAKDAAKKPAKEPAKDAGKEPAKDKHKPKAAAPAPKSRPTANGSASQTSPAPAPTATVRPAAPAAVRPVAAPVLAPATRQHAAPRKPVLPAAVAATSSTSQGDKDTLENVIELVRKRKAADATNAAAGIADPVARKLAEWIILRSEDNGASVERYRAFLAANPSWPSQTFLRRRLEAAMWDDRRDDSVAWSWFENESPISAKGRFSLAKAMLARGDRANAERLVREAWRSDSMSEETENNALDQFGALLTPGDQKARMDTLLYGSEHEAALRAAKRLGAGYVALAKARIAAYRKAPNTRALLEAVPRELHGDPGYIFSKIQLLRREEKFAEAAQLMLSAPKDPNRLYNLDEWWIERRLLARKMIDTEEFRSAYLIARDAALPSRDIYKTEQEFTAGWIALRFLNDPSTAAQHFARIGVGSVNPTTLARAGYWQGRAAEAAGRQQEARNAYARAAEQSTSYYGQLARAKLGLPQIALNSAPRGRGAERLEIVRAAHLLYELDERELAVPMLADMGENGDPEALAGLGELTQRYSDARGMLLLGKAALNRGLPFDFYAYPVNGIPQFTQIGPEVERSIVYAIARQESAFNPSVVSPAQAYGLMQVTPDAARYVCKRHGATYDLSRLKNDSAYNATLGAAELGGLLEDYRGSYIMTFAAYNAGRGSVKKWIDRYGDPRDPKVDAVDWVELIPFSETRNYVQRIMENLQVYRARFGGGTRLQIEADLRRGAGSVE, from the coding sequence ATGGCAGGGCTGTCGGTCGGTTGTGCCGCCTGGGCCAAGTCCAATGAGACGACCCAGGACGGGGCCAAGGAAACTGCCAAGGAAACTTCCAAGGAAACTTCCAAGGAAACCGCGAAGCAGGCCCCCAAAGATACCGCGAAGGGAGCTTCCAAAGGATCGGCCAAGGAAACAGGCAAGGACGCAGCGAAGGGAGCGAGCAAGGGAGCCGCTAGCATCCCGGCCAAGGATGCCGCGAAGAAACCTGCCAAGGAACCCGCCAAGGATGCCGGCAAGGAACCCGCGAAGGACAAGCACAAGCCTAAGGCTGCGGCGCCGGCGCCAAAATCACGACCGACCGCCAACGGTTCGGCCTCCCAGACCTCACCCGCGCCGGCCCCGACGGCCACCGTCAGACCTGCCGCCCCGGCCGCCGTCAGACCGGTCGCAGCCCCTGTGCTGGCTCCGGCAACGCGCCAGCATGCGGCGCCACGCAAGCCGGTGCTGCCGGCCGCGGTCGCCGCGACATCATCGACCTCGCAAGGCGACAAGGACACGCTGGAAAACGTCATCGAGCTCGTGCGCAAGCGCAAAGCCGCCGATGCAACCAACGCCGCAGCCGGCATCGCCGACCCCGTCGCGCGCAAGCTCGCGGAATGGATCATCCTGCGCAGCGAGGACAACGGCGCGAGCGTGGAGCGCTACCGCGCCTTCCTCGCCGCCAATCCGAGCTGGCCGTCGCAGACCTTCCTGCGCCGGCGCCTCGAGGCCGCGATGTGGGACGACAGGCGCGATGATTCGGTCGCGTGGTCGTGGTTCGAGAACGAGTCTCCGATCTCGGCGAAGGGCCGCTTTTCGCTCGCCAAGGCGATGCTGGCGCGCGGCGACCGCGCCAATGCGGAGCGGCTGGTACGCGAGGCCTGGCGCAGCGATTCGATGTCGGAGGAGACCGAGAACAACGCACTCGATCAGTTCGGCGCCCTGCTCACCCCGGGCGACCAGAAGGCGCGGATGGACACGCTGCTCTACGGCAGCGAGCATGAGGCTGCGCTGCGCGCCGCCAAGCGCCTCGGCGCCGGCTATGTCGCGCTCGCCAAGGCCCGCATCGCCGCCTACAGGAAGGCACCCAACACGCGCGCCCTGCTCGAGGCCGTGCCGCGCGAATTGCACGGCGACCCTGGCTACATCTTCAGCAAGATCCAGCTCCTGCGTCGCGAGGAGAAGTTTGCGGAAGCCGCCCAGCTCATGTTGTCGGCGCCGAAGGATCCGAACCGGCTCTACAATCTCGACGAATGGTGGATCGAGCGGCGCCTGCTGGCGCGCAAGATGATCGACACGGAGGAATTCCGTAGCGCCTATCTCATCGCGCGCGACGCCGCGCTGCCCTCGCGCGACATCTACAAGACCGAGCAGGAATTCACCGCGGGATGGATCGCGCTGCGCTTCCTCAACGATCCCTCGACCGCCGCCCAGCATTTTGCACGGATCGGGGTCGGCAGCGTCAATCCGACTACGCTGGCGCGCGCCGGCTACTGGCAGGGCCGCGCGGCGGAAGCGGCGGGCCGCCAGCAGGAGGCGCGCAACGCCTACGCGCGGGCCGCAGAACAGTCGACCAGCTATTACGGGCAGCTCGCCCGCGCCAAGCTCGGCCTGCCGCAGATCGCGCTCAACAGCGCGCCGCGGGGCCGCGGCGCCGAACGGCTCGAGATCGTGCGCGCGGCGCACTTGCTCTACGAGCTCGACGAGCGCGAGCTCGCGGTGCCGATGCTCGCCGACATGGGTGAGAACGGCGATCCGGAGGCCCTTGCCGGCCTCGGCGAGCTCACCCAGCGCTACAGCGACGCACGCGGCATGCTGCTGCTTGGCAAGGCCGCGCTCAATCGGGGACTGCCGTTCGACTTCTACGCCTACCCGGTCAACGGCATTCCGCAGTTCACTCAGATCGGCCCCGAGGTCGAGCGCAGCATCGTCTACGCCATTGCGCGGCAGGAAAGCGCGTTCAATCCCTCCGTGGTCTCGCCGGCGCAGGCCTATGGTCTGATGCAGGTGACGCCGGATGCCGCGCGCTATGTCTGCAAACGGCACGGGGCGACCTACGACCTGTCCCGACTCAAGAACGACTCGGCCTACAACGCCACGCTCGGCGCCGCCGAACTCGGTGGACTGCTCGAGGACTATCGCGGCTCCTACATCATGACGTTTGCTGCCTACAACGCCGGCCGCGGCAGCGTGAAGAAGTGGATCGACCGCTACGGCGACCCGCGTGACCCGAAGGTCGATGCGGTCGACTGGGTCGAGCTGATCCCGTTCTCCGAGACGCGCAACTACGTGCAGCGGATCATGGAGAATCTTCAGGTCTACCGCGCCCGCTTCGGCGGAGGCACGCGCTTGCAGATCGAAGCTGATCTGCGTCGCGGCGCTGGCAGCGTGGAATAG
- the mscL gene encoding large conductance mechanosensitive channel protein MscL, whose amino-acid sequence MLKEFREFAMKGNVVDLAVAVIIGAAFGAIVNSLVGDVIMPIIGAATGGLDFSNYFTPLSKAVTATNLADAKKQGAVLAWGSFLTLTINFIIVAFVLFLVIRLMSQLKRKEEAAPAAPPKPSAEVELLTEIRDLLKKS is encoded by the coding sequence ATGCTCAAGGAGTTCCGCGAATTCGCCATGAAGGGCAACGTCGTCGATCTCGCGGTCGCCGTCATCATCGGCGCGGCTTTCGGCGCCATCGTCAATTCGCTGGTCGGCGACGTGATCATGCCGATCATCGGTGCCGCCACCGGCGGGCTCGACTTCTCAAACTACTTCACCCCCTTGTCGAAGGCGGTCACCGCCACCAACTTGGCCGATGCGAAAAAGCAAGGCGCCGTGCTGGCCTGGGGCAGCTTCCTCACGCTGACGATCAACTTCATCATCGTCGCCTTCGTGCTGTTCCTGGTGATCCGGCTGATGAGCCAGTTGAAGCGCAAGGAGGAGGCGGCGCCCGCAGCACCACCGAAGCCGTCTGCCGAGGTCGAGCTGCTCACCGAGATACGCGATCTCCTCAAGAAGTCTTGA
- the smpB gene encoding SsrA-binding protein SmpB → MADKNERPIKVVAENRKARFNYAIEDTVEAGIALTGTEVKSIRNGKSTIAESYADSKNGEIWLINANIPEYLQGNRFNHEPKRPRKLLLHRRQINKLIGAVDREGMTLIPLKLYFNERGRAKLQLAVAKGKKLHDKRETVKKRDWGREKGRLMRARG, encoded by the coding sequence ATGGCCGATAAGAACGAACGTCCTATCAAGGTCGTGGCGGAAAATCGCAAAGCCCGCTTCAACTACGCGATCGAGGATACGGTCGAGGCGGGCATCGCGCTGACCGGAACCGAGGTCAAGTCGATCCGCAACGGCAAGAGCACGATCGCGGAATCCTACGCGGATTCGAAGAACGGGGAGATCTGGCTGATCAACGCCAACATTCCCGAATATCTCCAGGGCAATCGCTTCAACCACGAACCGAAGCGGCCTCGAAAGCTGCTCCTGCACCGCAGGCAGATCAACAAGCTGATCGGCGCCGTGGATCGCGAAGGCATGACGCTGATCCCGCTCAAGCTTTACTTCAATGAACGCGGGCGCGCCAAACTGCAGCTCGCGGTTGCGAAGGGCAAGAAGCTGCACGACAAGCGTGAGACCGTGAAGAAGCGCGACTGGGGCCGGGAGAAGGGCCGGCTGATGCGGGCAAGGGGATAG
- the rpoZ gene encoding DNA-directed RNA polymerase subunit omega: MARVTVEDCIDKVDNRFDLVLLAAHRARMISSGSQLTVDRDNDKNPVVSLREIADQTISPEDLREELVHSLQKFVEVDEPEPDTVPLIGSAGASVDADDTEVAVERMTEEELLKGLEGLAPPEEQPEEDE, from the coding sequence ATGGCTCGCGTCACCGTAGAAGATTGTATCGACAAGGTCGACAACCGGTTTGACCTGGTCCTGCTGGCCGCCCACCGGGCCCGCATGATTTCGTCCGGTTCACAACTAACGGTTGACCGCGATAACGACAAGAACCCTGTTGTCTCTTTGCGCGAAATCGCCGACCAGACCATCTCGCCGGAGGACCTTCGCGAGGAGCTGGTGCACTCCCTCCAGAAGTTCGTCGAGGTCGACGAGCCCGAGCCCGATACGGTGCCCCTGATCGGTTCCGCGGGTGCGAGCGTCGATGCGGACGATACCGAAGTTGCTGTCGAGCGCATGACCGAAGAGGAGCTCCTGAAGGGCCTCGAGGGCCTCGCACCGCCGGAGGAGCAGCCCGAGGAGGACGAGTAA
- the dapA gene encoding 4-hydroxy-tetrahydrodipicolinate synthase encodes MAAKTKFRGSFTALVTPFKNGSLDEAAFRSLVNWQIAEGTHGLVPVGTTGESPTLSHDEHKKVVEWCIDEAKGRVPVIAGAGSNSTKEAIELAQHAEKAGANAVLVVTPYYNKPTQEGLYQHFKAINDAIGIPIIIYNIPPRSVIDMSVDTMKRLWDLKNIAGVKDATASMVRVSQQRAAMGEDFNQLSGEDATILGYMAHGGHGCISVTSNVAPRLCSEFHAAWQKGDHATALKLHDKLMPLHNNLFIESNPAPIKYALSLLGKLDETLRLPMVPVSEPTRVAVRSAMVHAGLIN; translated from the coding sequence ATGGCAGCCAAGACGAAATTCCGGGGGTCGTTCACCGCCTTGGTCACGCCGTTCAAGAACGGCTCGCTTGACGAGGCGGCGTTCCGCTCGCTGGTGAACTGGCAGATCGCCGAGGGCACCCACGGCCTCGTCCCCGTCGGCACCACCGGCGAGAGCCCGACGCTCAGCCATGACGAGCACAAGAAGGTCGTCGAATGGTGCATCGATGAGGCCAAGGGGCGCGTGCCTGTGATCGCCGGCGCCGGCTCCAACTCGACCAAGGAAGCCATCGAGCTCGCGCAGCATGCCGAGAAGGCGGGCGCGAACGCCGTGCTCGTCGTGACGCCCTACTACAACAAGCCGACCCAGGAAGGGCTTTACCAGCACTTCAAGGCGATCAACGATGCAATTGGAATTCCTATCATTATCTACAACATCCCGCCGCGCTCGGTGATCGACATGTCGGTCGACACCATGAAGCGGCTGTGGGACCTGAAGAACATCGCCGGCGTCAAGGACGCCACCGCCAGCATGGTGCGGGTGTCGCAGCAGCGCGCGGCGATGGGCGAGGACTTCAACCAGCTCTCGGGGGAGGATGCGACCATCCTCGGCTACATGGCGCACGGCGGCCATGGCTGCATCTCCGTGACCTCCAACGTCGCGCCGCGGCTGTGCTCGGAATTCCACGCGGCCTGGCAGAAGGGCGATCACGCCACCGCCCTGAAGCTGCACGACAAGCTGATGCCGCTGCACAATAACCTCTTCATCGAGAGCAATCCGGCTCCGATCAAGTATGCACTGTCGCTGCTCGGCAAGTTGGACGAGACGCTGCGGCTGCCGATGGTGCCGGTCTCCGAGCCGACGCGCGTCGCGGTGCGCAGCGCCATGGTGCACGCCGGCCTGATCAACTGA